Proteins encoded within one genomic window of Panicum virgatum strain AP13 chromosome 1N, P.virgatum_v5, whole genome shotgun sequence:
- the LOC120654813 gene encoding cyclin-dependent protein kinase inhibitor SMR1-like — protein MGLELELLSSKLPPIRTASLGGGGGDIAVIDGCSTPTLADSVLPAPLVCPPAPKKPRPPAAKIRKLQRRGHRYGPAALRPEPVRWIIAVPQEVLAAVFVARPAASAPCPTTSQPASKKIRVHVVG, from the coding sequence ATGGGCCTCGAGCTGGAGCTGCTGTCCAGCAAGCTCCCGCCGATACGGACGGCGagtctgggcggcggcggcggcgacattgCCGTGATCGATGGGTGCTCCACGCCGACGCTGGCGGATAGCGTTCTGCCGGCGCCGTTGGTGTGCCCACCGGCGCCGAAGAAGccgaggccgccggccgccaagaTAAGGAAGCTGCAGCGCCGTGGTCACCGCTACGGACCGGCAGCACTGCGACCCGAGCCTGTCCGGTGGATTATTGCCGTGCCCCAGGAGGTCCTTGCCGCGGTGTTCGTCGCTCGGCCCGCCGCGTCGGCGCCGTGCCCGACGACGTCGCAGCCAGCAAGCAAGAAGATCCGCGTGCACGTCGTGGGATGA
- the LOC120654325 gene encoding transmembrane protein 230-like, producing MAYVDHAFSISDEDDLVGGAVGGPCGAPVKEVAFAAALLAFGELGVVGGLFMAANQVGGDRAHGIFFMILGIVMFIPGFYYTRIAYYAYKGYKGFSFSNIPPN from the exons ATGGCGTACGTGGACCAcgccttctccatctccgacgAGGACGATCTCGTCGGCGGCGCAGTCGGGGGCCCGTGCGGTGCGCCCGTCAAGGAggtcgccttcgccgccgcgctcctcgccTTCGGGGAGCTCGGCGTCGTCGGGGGCCTGTTCATGGCCGCCAATCAGGTCGGAGGGGACCGCGCGCACG GAATTTTCTTTATGATTCTAGGTATTGTGATGTTCATCCCTGGGTTCTACTACACACGAATCGCGTACTATGCATACAAAGGTTACAAGGGCTTCTCATTTTCAAACATCCCGCCAAACTGA